Genomic DNA from Paramisgurnus dabryanus chromosome 11, PD_genome_1.1, whole genome shotgun sequence:
TCAAAGCCTAGAGACAAAAAAGGGGGAAAAGTAGTTTTAGTTTTTCTGATGAATGGTCTGTTTAGCTATATAATTTCCCCAAATATGCAAAGGATAAGTGTGGATACCAGCAGAGTCATGTGAAATGCAGCACTAACATGCAGTATGTTGCCTGACCCCAGCTAGAAGCTAAAGCAAATTAACTGGCATCACACTTAGATATAGATATGTAGATATAGTATGAATTGTCTTTTGTAAAGCTTGCTAATAAAAATAAGTCTACCTTACAGCCTAAAGCACAACAACAAAGAAAAGTCGCTTGCAAATTAGCTTAAAAGTAGTGAAAGCATCCTCAAACAAACCCCACTTTCAGTGCAAATTTTCAAAGCAAGATAAGAAGCAGAAATGAAACGAGGAATATTTGTGCTTAATATCAAATGTGCACCGACTCACTCAACATGAAAGGAAAACTGAAAAGATAGGAGCTAGATTTTAAGAACGTTTTTGAAGTCTGCTCATGAATACGTAAAGCTTTCAAAAACACTGATCTTCCTGTGACTCTCACCCGTGAGGCCAACTTTTTTCCTACAAGTAAAGCACCGATTCTTTTTTTTGTTCTTGTCAGGAGTCTGATCTCCATCTGATGAAGCCTGTGTGCTCTCCCCTACTGGACCTGTGATTAAAGAAATGAGAGATCATTGGCTGAACACAATGAATTTCCTTGCTTCTGGGGCTACATGTTACTCTGACAGCTACTCAGAAGATTTAAATGAGCTAAATGAAAAGTATGGAAAAATAGGCATTACATTACTGCATGGCTGTGATTATGCACTTGTTACCAAAGGAAAGACTCATGTAGCACGTGTGAGAGAGAATACGGCTGACCTGTGCTTTTAGACGAGCCTTCgtcctcatcatcatcatctgctTCGGCCCTGTCTGAATCGGTGGTTCCAGTGTCCTGGGAGATGCTCATAGCAGTCATTTGCTGGGTTACAGGACTGGGCGAACTACTGCAAAAACATTCAAACAAAATATCTCAGTTATGTGTTTTCATTTCTTCCTTGACATCTCTAACTTTTATGggaggtttcccggacagggattagactagtcctagacttaaacacttttaagagctctccaaactgaaaataacttgcactgacatatcttaaaatacatcagtgccctttgttttacctcaaaatgcacacaggtaatgtttttagtaaggcatgtttgttaaaactagttatatttcctaattaaactaaggcctagtcctggattaagctaatcctggtccgggaaaccgccccttaatgaTCCAATATTCTGTAACAGGTATGCTGCACATAAAGGTTTAAAGCATTTTAaggaacaaaaaaattatacaattaaaaatacatttatatccAGAGCACAATAAGCCTACTTGATCGAAAATGCATTATGCATCAGATTGTTTTACTTAAAAGTTTCAGGTTTAAATTCCACATGGCCACAGAATTTGAGACACTGCTTATTATGTTTTTCACTTAAGATTAACAGATACataaaggggcggtttcccagtcatggcttatcctagtcccagccTAAAATGCATGCtagagctgccttaatttaaaaacgtCTACACACTAACATATCTTACCGTATATCAGTGGCATTGTTTcatctcaagatgcacacaagtattgttttttgtaaggtttgtttgtaaaaactacttatacgaaggcctagtcctggattatgAAGAATGCAGGCctgtttcacagacaaggcttagcttaAGACAAGACTaagccttagttaaattaagatgtttaagcatctttaagAAGTTATAAATATAAACCTAcattaaatcataaaaattGGTCAAAAAAAAGTATGAATAAACAACCAATTGCCATCTAATACTAAACACCCAAATAACAATTAAATATCTAATATGTACATTATCTAACccttatttaaataattttatgtgTTACATAAAATATTACTACATGTATGTCTTACCGCTTCAGTGTTTGCCAGGAACATGCTTctctacatttattataaatgaACACATCAAAACATCTCGATTGCACTTACTAGTACTATGTTCTGTTGAATTAGATGTTTTTAATCTTTCTGAAGGCCCTTCCATCCTTTCAGGGCCCTTAGCATGGCCCCAATCTTTCCATTACCACACCCTTGATAAATGATAGTATGTGtgacaatatatatatatatttattttgctgAACTAATCTCTTTAGTCTTGTTGTGGACTGAATATTTGTTCTTAGTGTAAGAATGCCtttgaaaaaagtaatatttcACTCTTGCCTACCTAGATGTTCGTTCTTCAGGTGGGGTGACGGCTTCCGTAGTGGGTACAGGGGTGGCCTCCAACACTACTGCAGACGAACCTGGCGAATCTATAGGAGATGTAGCAGCTGAAAAAGACAGAAAGGAACTTACCTAACCAAGTTCTACCTCAGTGGTTCATGCCCAACAGTACACTTTTGGGTGACACAAATATCTTATTTCAGGTTTATGGGTTCTCCAAAATAGCTgatgagttgaatcaggtgtgtttgaataAGGGAATACAAAAGTATATAGCTGGGGACTTTACCAGAACAGGTTTGAGAGACAAATGGACATTCATGTTCGTCACCAATCAGTTTTTAATTCCCAATTTAAAGCTCAAGGGAGTGAACAAATTTAGCTTTGAGCGTAACAGGTGTATGTAAATAGTAAGTGCCACACTACACTTTTTCTAGCAATCAATCACTCAATTTAATTAATCTCCTAGTGTCCCACCTTTCTCGCCAGGGGGGCTGGTCCTCCCCCCTCCTTGTTGTCTCTGTAGATGTTCCTTGTAGCAAACAGAGCACATTCCATTAGTGCGAGGATTACCGTAGAAACCGCATCCCATAGAGCAAAGCATTGGCACCTGCGTCTGATTTGTCTCCTGGGCCATGCTGTTCGAGAAGGGGGGGTAAGGGGGACGGGAGAGGGTAATCCTTAAAAAAGAATTAAGAATTTGTTATTTATTCAATGAGCATAACTGATCATAAAGATTTTCTTACATTAGACCattaaaattaaactaaactaaactgatCATATGGTGTTATCATGTGTGCCTTAGATTTGAGAAATACTTTGCTGACATAACCTTTGGAAACACAGCCATGTGTTTGCCCTGGTTGGCATGGCTTACTGATCTGCACAATGTCACTAGATACACAAAATAAGAGAAATCTGCG
This window encodes:
- the LOC135729240 gene encoding AN1-type zinc finger protein 5, producing MAQETNQTQVPMLCSMGCGFYGNPRTNGMCSVCYKEHLQRQQGGGRTSPPGEKAATSPIDSPGSSAVVLEATPVPTTEAVTPPEERTSSSSPSPVTQQMTAMSISQDTGTTDSDRAEADDDDEDEGSSKSTGPVGESTQASSDGDQTPDKNKKKNRCFTCRKKVGLTGFDCRCGNLFCAIHRYSDKHDCPYDYRGAAAARIRKENPIVVAEKIQKL